The Pocillopora verrucosa isolate sample1 chromosome 2, ASM3666991v2, whole genome shotgun sequence genome has a segment encoding these proteins:
- the LOC131771256 gene encoding tetratricopeptide repeat protein 28-like has translation MIAFMSIALLVALFLLNSNRIQKATEIWNECLILLDNTDQNSKHQFTSRPFLMIYRAIYHALFGAYRSISDYISAERYGRKLLALYSENGDLVKEGDVSMALAEILESQNRFTDAKQLYEKAVNRKRQTGEKSGEASACTRFGIMCHKLGENLKANEYVGRALAIRTEIDDRKGEAVDYGNLGTVCKDLGQYDKAKEYFQKALNIRTEIGDRNGEASCYENLAAVFHSLEQYNNAKEYLQKALVIRTEIGDREGEGADYGNLGAVFQSLGHNNKAKEYFQKALVIITEIGDRNGEASCYENLAAVFHSLEQYNNAKEYLQKALVIRTEIGDREGEGADYRNLGAVFQSLGQYDNAKEYLQKALTIRTEIGDREGEAVDYGNLGTVCKDLGQYNKAKEYLQKALVIRSEIGDREGEGIECGYLGTVFESLGQYDKAKEYFQKALVIRTDIGDREGEAIDYGNLGVVFQSLGQYDKAKEFLQKALVIRTEIGDRRGEAADYGNLGTLFKSLGQYDRAKEFLQKALVIRTEIGDRRGEAADFGNLGTLFMSVGQYDKAKEYLQKALVIRTEIGDRKGEAADYGNLGTVFMSVGQYDKAKEYFQKALLITTETGVRDGEATCYGNLGTVFMSNGQYDKAKEYLQKALVIRTEIGDREGEATDYVNLGKVLMVVGQYDKATEYFQKALVIRTEIGDRAGEAAAYGNLSTVFKSLGQYGKAEEHLQKALVISTEIGDRRGEANDYEGLGTLFKSLGQYERAKEYLQKALVIRTEIGDRRGEASCFGNLGAVLLSLRHYDNAKEYIQKALVISTEIGNKEGEAADLANLGTLFRAVGNYEASEVCLEKALSIFRDIGDRKGEFDVLEGYAILHLFQNKIEDSLSCLQLCIKKYEELRSFLGTNDQLKTSFLEVSGIFPYKLFSSLLCSTGNVLDALYVEELGRARGLSDLMVEKYSVETHISANPQSWFGIENILRKKNNCTCLYISYFHNHLHLWILKTNGVLHYRSISLEENLVQAGLPKDLSLSKYLADNFRSLGIWPIEDCEDRSLNMVELQPLSPEQKSSEKLRLVEEDDDEDEDEDEDEDEGVISSLSLCYKMFIAPVYDLLEEPEVIIVPDRRLYKVPFAALSEKEGAEYLSETHRIRVIPSLTTLQIIQDSPQNYHSNTGALIIGNPKVDWLPPLPGARKEAEMVGRLVGVPPLVETEATKQAVLERISSVSLIHFAAHGNAERGEIALSPIPTSNSRNTIPPQQASMLTMSDVSRVKVTAKLVVLSCCHSGSGEIRAEGVIGIARAFLGSGARSVLVALWAIPDSATEQLMSRFYEHLVGGESASESLHQAMKWMRKNGLTKLSEWASFTLIGDDVRLEFEKQRKNDPERLNNENYSK, from the coding sequence ATGATAGCTTTCATGAGCATCGCCTTACTAGTTGCCCTGTTCCTGCTCAACTCaaatcgcattcagaaagccacaGAAATATGGAACGAATGCTTGATTTTGCTAGATaacaccgatcaaaacagcaaacaCCAATTTACTTCACGACCGTTTTTAATGATTTACAGGGCTATTTATCATGCTCTTTTCGGCGCTTATCGTAGTATCTCTGACTACAtcagtgcggaaagatacggcaGGAAACTGCTTGCCTTATACAGCGAGAATGGTGACTTAGTAAAAGAAGGAGATGTAAGCATGGCTCTAGCAGAGATTTTAGAAAGTCAAAACAGGTTTACAGATGCCAAACAACTTTATGAAAAAGCAGTTAATAGGAAGAGACAAACTGGTGAAAAAAGTGGAGAAGCAAGCGCCTGCACAAGATTCGGAATTATGTGTCATAAACTTGGCGAAAACCTAAAAGCGAATGAGTATGTTGGGAGGGCCCTTGCCATAAGAACCGAAATTgacgacagaaaaggagaagcagtTGACTATGGAAACTTAGGTACTGTGTGCAAGGATCTCGGGCAATATGataaggctaaagagtatttccaaaaagcgCTTAATATCagaacagaaattggcgacagaaacggagaggcatcatgctacgaAAACCTTGctgctgtgtttcattcgctcgaGCAATATAACaatgctaaagagtatctccaaaaagcgcttgtcatcagaactgaaattggcgacagagaaggagaaggagctgattacggaaacctaggtgctgtgtttcagtcgctcggtCATAacaacaaggctaaagagtatttccaaaaagcACTCGTTATCATAAcagagattggcgacagaaacggagaggcatcatgctacgaAAACCTTGctgctgtgtttcattcgctcgaGCAATATAACaatgctaaagagtatctccaaaaagcgcttgtcatcagaactgagattggcgacagagaaggagaaggagctGATTACagaaacctaggtgctgtgtttcagtcgctcgggcaatacgacaatgctaaagagtatcttcaaaaagcgcttacCATCAGAAcagagattggcgacagagaaggagaagcagTTGACTATGGAAACTTAGGTACTGTTTGCAAGGATCTCGGGcaatacaacaaggctaaagagtatctccaaaaagcacttgtcatcagatctgagattggcgacagagaaggagaaggaattGAGTGCGGATACCTAGGTACTGTCTTTGAGTCTCTCgggcaatatgacaaggctaaagagtatttccaaaaggcacttgtcatcagaactgatattggcgacagagaaggagaagcaattgactacggaaacctaggtgttgtgtttcagtcgctcgggcaatacgacaaggctaaagagtttctccaaaaggcgcttgtcatcagaactgagattggcgacagaagaggagaagcagctgactacggaaacctaggtactcTGTTTAAGTCGCTGGGGCAATATGACAGGGCTAAAGAGTTTCTACAAAAAGCACTTGTTattagaactgagattggcgacagaagaggagaagcagcTGATTTCGGAAACCTTGGTACTCTGTTTATGTCGgtcgggcaatacgacaaggctaaagagtatctccagaaagcgcttgtcatcagaactgaaattggcgatagaaaaggagaggcagctgactacggaaacctaggtactgtatTTATGTCGGTCgggcaatatgacaaggctaaagagtatttccaaaaagcACTTCTCATCACAACTGAAACTGGCGTCAGAGACGGAGAAGCAacatgctatggaaacctaggtactgtgtttatgtcgaacgggcaatacgacaaggctaaagagtatctccagaaagcgcttgtcatcagaactgaaattggcgatagagaaggagaggcaactgactacgtGAACCTAGGTAAGGTGTTGATGGTGGTCGgacaatacgacaaggctacagagtatttccaaaaagctcttgtcatcagaactgaaattggcgacagagcaggagaagcaGCAGCGTACGGAAATCTaagtactgtgtttaagtcgctcgggcaatacggaAAAGCTGAAGAgcatctccaaaaagcactcgTCATCAGCACTGAAATTGGCGATAGAAGAGGAGAAGCAAATGACTACGAAGGCCTAGGTACTTTGTTTAAGTCGCTCGGACAATACGAAagggctaaagagtatctccaaaaagcgcttgtcatcagaactgagattggcgacagaagggGGGAGGCTTCATGCttcggaaacctaggtgctgtgttaTTGTCGCTCAGACACTACGACAATGCAAAAGAGTAcatccaaaaagcgcttgtcatcagcaCTGAGATCGGTAATAAGGAAGGGGAAGCAGCAGATCTTGCAAACCTTGGAACTTTGTTTAGAGCTGTTGGAAATtatgaagcttcggaagtatgcttaGAGAAAGCCTTATCCATATtcagagatattggagatagaAAAGGAGAGTTCGATGTCCTTGAAGGTTACGCcattttgcatttatttcaaaataaaatcgaAGACTCCCTTTCGTGTCTTCAACTGTGCATtaaaaagtatgaggagctgagatctTTCTTGGGGACCAATGATCAGcttaaaacatcatttctggaggtctcaggaatatttccctacaagctgTTTAGTAGTTTGCTTTGCAGCACCGGAAATGTTCTTGAcgctctttatgttgaggagttgggtcgagctagaggctTATCAGACTTGATGgtagagaagtactcggttgaaacaCACATttctgctaatccacaatcttggtttggcattgagaacattcttagaaagaaaaataactgtacttgtttgtacatttcttattttcacaatcatctgcatttgtggatcttgaaaacaaatgGAGTCCTTCACTATCGAAGCATATCACTGGAAGAGAATCTAGTgcaggctgggttgcccaaagatttgtctttgagtAAATATTTGGCtgataatttccggagtcttggcATTTGGCCCATTGAggattgtgaagatcggtctttaaatatgGTTGaattgcaacctctctcccccgaaCAAAAGAGCTCAGAAAAATTGCGACTCGTCGAGGAGGACGACGATGAGGACGAGGATGAGGACGAGGATGAGGACGAGGGagtcatttcaagtctatctttgtgttacaaaatgtttattgcccccgtttatgatttgcttgaggaACCTGAAGTCATTATTGTCCCTGACCGCAGGTTGTACAAAGTTCCTtttgctgccctgagtgaaaaggagggagccgaatacctgtcggagactcataggatccgtgtcattccttctttgacgaCGCTCCAGatcattcaagatagtccacagaactatcacagcaacactggtgccttgataataggcaatcccaaggttgatTGGTTGCCGCCATTGCCAGgcgcaagaaaggaagcggagatggtcggacgactggtgggtgttccgcctctgGTAGAAAcggaagcaacgaagcaggcggtacttgagcggataagttcagtgagtcTGAttcattttgctgcccatggtaacgctgaaaggggagaaattgccctctcccccattcctaCTTCCAACAGTCGAAACACTATCCCACCTCAGCAAGCTTCCATGTTGACGATGTCggatgtctcacgagtgaaagtcacagctaaactggtggtacttagctgctgtcacagtggaagtggagagataagagccgagggagttatagggattgcccgtgcgttcttaggatctggTGCTCGTTCCGTGTTGGTTGCGCTAt